The Arachis hypogaea cultivar Tifrunner chromosome 19, arahy.Tifrunner.gnm2.J5K5, whole genome shotgun sequence genome has a window encoding:
- the LOC140182286 gene encoding uncharacterized protein translates to MDQQGNWDKYLPLIEFAYNNSYQQSIGMAPYETLYGRKCQSPLCWYDKEEGRILGPDLVQETTERIKHIREKIQTAQSRQKSYADIRRRPLEFNEGPFQILKRVGPVAYQVALHPYLSNLHDDFHVSQLKEYNPDESHVLQPETVQLRADLTYQTLQVRTVERSDKQLRGKTVSLVKVAWGQTGTEEYTWELEDKMRKDYPFLFSVAVGAAGKRHIPAMKIMIFDAYLMCI, encoded by the exons ATGGACCAACAGGGTAACTGGGACAAATACTTGCCATTGATTGAGTTTGCTTACAACAACAGTTATCAACAGAGTATCGGAATGGCACCATATGAGACCCTCTACGGAAGAAAGTGTCAATCACCATTATGCTGGTATGACAAGGAGGAAGGTAGGATTTTGGGGCCAGACTTGGTACAAGAAACTACCGAACGGATTAAGCACATTCGAGAGAAGATTCAAACTGCCCAAAGTCGACAAAAGAGCTATGCAGATATTAGGCGTAGGCCCTTAGAATTTAATGAAG GTCCTTTTCAAattcttaaaagagtcggtccagTAGCATACCAAGTAGCTCTCCATCCTTAtttgtcaaaccttcatgatgatTTCCATGTTTCACAACTCAAAGAGTATAATCCCGACGAAAGCcacgttttacaaccagagacagtacagctGCGAGCCGACTTGACATATCAAACCCTACAAGTCAGGACTGTGGAACGAAGTGACAAACAGCTTAGAGGCAAGACAGTATCATTGGTTAAGGTAGCATGGGGACAAACTGGAACTGAAGAGTACACATGGGAGCTGGAAGACAAGATGAGAAAAGACTACCCGTTTCTCTTTTCAG tGGCTGTTGGTGCTGCTGGAAAACGTCACATTCCAGCCATGAAAATCATGATTTTTGATGCTtatttgatgtgtatttga
- the LOC112778446 gene encoding uncharacterized protein produces the protein MPPRRRSDREGSTVNNLPRNDDNLFAAIHAMAEAMRETATATTQAVNRLGERNGERNNDRNGENGGNGGEDNMNHDRPMTLAAFLKVNPLKFKGTTVATEADNWFRGIERSLRAQHVPEEQYVEFATYMLERDAQHWWQGIQRLLQQDEGNMLWDVFKEEFYKKYFPRATREAKEMGLMQLKQGSMFVAEYTRKFEDLCHFSKVCQGNPADFEEWKCLKFEGGLREDLLNSVVPLEIRNFAELVNKSQLVEDCAKKIAAARMNRPGSSFQNYNRYIAPQGRNFKEGAMPSRRYNQNRNVHARPQQDMGKRPQQAQMRPVSRQCEKEHGGRPCQFTGVICFSCGQPGHTAKDCPKKPVQGTDRPRQQGRVFAMTADDAMKSDSLIQGQCYVKSRLLTVLYDSGASHSFISETVAHELGLDFTMLDYNLIVRTPTSQNALTSQVCQQVPFVIEARTFIHDLEFPDVFPDDIPEFPPQREIEFNIDLVPGAGPISIAPYRMSPLELAELKKQLNELLGKKFIHPSVSSWAAPVLLVKKKDGGMRLCVDYRQLNKITIKNKYPLPRIDDLMDQLRGATVFSKIDLRSGYHQIRVKVSDIPKTAFRTRYGHYEYTVLSFGLTNAPAVFMDYMNRIFRPYLDQFVVVFIDDILIYSKTEEEHGKHLRIVLQILRARKLYAKLSKCEFWATEVAFLGHVITRDGITVDPLKIEAVVQWKQPKTVTEVRSFLGLAGYYRRFIKGFSRIALPLTRLTRKEVPFEWTEKCEESFETLKEKLTTAPVLVLPDP, from the exons ATGCCTCCACGGAGACGTAGCGATCGGGAAGGGTCTACTGTTAACAATCTGCCACGAAACGATGATAATCTGTTTGCTGCGATTCACGCTATGGCTGAGGCTATGCGTGAAACGGCGACTGCTACTACCCAAGCAGTTAACCGTCTAGGGGAACGTAATGGAGAGCGTAACAATGATCGTAATGGTGAGAATGGTGGGAACGGTGGTGAAGATAACATGAATCATGATAGGCCTATGACATTAGCTGCTTTCTTGAAAGTTAATCCACTGAAGTTCAAGGGTACGACTGTAGCAACTGAAGCTGATAATTGGTTCCGAGGCATAGAAAGGTCCTTGAGGGCACAGCATGTCCCGGAAGAACAGTATGTAGAATTTGCTACTTATATGTTGGAAAGGGATGCTCAGCACTGGTGGCAGGGCATTCAACGTTTACTGCAGCAAGATGAGGGTAATATGTTGTGGGATGTTTTcaaagaagagttctataagaagtactttcctagAGCTACTCGTGAGGCAAAGGAGATGGGGTTGATGCAGTTAAAACAGGGAAGTATGTTTGTTGCTGAGTATACAAGGAAGTTTGAAGATTTATGTCATTTTTCCAAGGTTTGTCAAGGGAATCCAGCAGATTTCGAAGAGTGGAAATGTTTGAAATTTGAAGGGGGACTCCGTGAAGATTTGTTGAACTCAGTGGTTCCATTGGAAATACGGAATTTTGCGGAGTTGGTTAATAAGAGTCAGCTAGTAGAGGACTGTGCTAAGAAGATAGCTGCAGCTCGGATGAATCGCCCAGGATCTTCTTTTCAGAATTATAATCGGTATATAGCTCCTCAGGGAAGGAATTTTAAGGAGGGAGCAATGCCTTCACGAAGGTACAATCAGAATAGAAATGTTCATGCACGTCCTCAGCAGGATATGGGTAAGCGACCTCAGCAGGCGCAGATGCGACCAGTAAGTAGGCAGTGCGAAAAGGAGCATGGAGGTAGACCTTGTCAGTTTACAGGCGTTATCTGTTTTTCTTGTGGTCAGCCTGGACATACGGCTAAGGACTGTCCGAAGAAGCCAGTACAAGGAACAGATAGGCCACGACAGCAAGGACGTGTGTTTGCTATGACTGCTGATGACGCAATGAAATCAGACTCCCTAattcaaggtcagtgttatgtcaaatCTCGACtcttaactgtactgtatgactctGGTGCATCACATTCATTTATTTCTGAGACTGTTGCGCATGAGTTGGGATTAGATTTCACCATGTTAGATTATAATCTAATTGTTCGTACACCCACATCTCAAAATGCCTTGACTAGTCAAGTATGTCAACAGGTGCCTTTTGTTATTGAGGCTAGGACTTTTATACATGACCTG GAGTTTCCTGATGTTTTTCCGGATGAtatacctgagtttccacctcagAGAGAGATAGAGTTTAATATTGATCTGGTTCCTGGAGCCGGACCAATTTCTATAGCACCGTATCGGATGTCACCGTTGGAACTAGCAGAGTTAAAGAAGCAGTTGAATGAATTGCTGGGGAAGAAGTTTATTCATCCGAGTGTATCATCATGGGCAGCTCCAGTgttactagtaaagaagaaggatggtggaatgaggTTATGTGTGGATTATCGGCAATTGAACAAGATCAcaatcaagaacaagtatccactccCAAGGATAGATGATCTGATGGACCAGCTGAGAGGTGCGACAGTAttctcgaagattgatttgcggTCAGGTTACCATCAAATCCGGGTGAAGGTATCAGATATACCTAAGACTGCCTTTCGAACTAGGTacggtcactatgagtatacggtttTGTCCTTTGGACTGACTAATGCTCCTGctgtattcatggattatatgaatcgCATTTTTCGTCCGTATCTAGATCAGTTTGTGGTAGTCTTTATAGATGATATCCTCATCTATTCCAAGACAGAAGAAGAACATGGAAAGCATttgaggattgtgttgcaaatATTAAGAGCACGGAAGCTATATGCGAAGTTGTCGAAATGTGAGTTTTGGGCGACAGAAGTGGCATTCTTGGGACATGTGATCACACGAGATGGAATAACTGTAGATCCTTTAAAGATCGAGGCCGTAGTACAATGGAAGCAACCCAAGACAGTTACAGAAGTTCGTAGTTTCTTAGGGTTAGCAGGATACTATCGGCGGTTTATCAAGGGTTTTTCACGGATAGCTTTACCTTTGACTCGCCTTACTAGGAAGGAAGTTCCGTTTGAGTGGACAGAGAAGTGTGAAGAAAGCTTTGAAACTTTAAAGGAAAAGTTGACGACGGCGCCAGTTTTGGTGTTACCAGACCCATAG